A genomic window from Punica granatum isolate Tunisia-2019 chromosome 2, ASM765513v2, whole genome shotgun sequence includes:
- the LOC116197449 gene encoding uncharacterized protein LOC116197449 isoform X1, with protein MKLRAFSAALSPPAAAAQARRSFRSDAALEAIARASGDRVPNVALYNYPSFSGAFSALFARLFHDRLGLPCLILPFSSVEPLRVEDLYTEGIERCYLLDLLGPREFLATLAQRSSCKIIAFDHRKCMLSRVPPRKAYPENVSIYINTEKSSSFSVYEYFSAKLMEAQSPNDGAVASLFEPKDRDRVETVLKYIEDGDLRRWSLTDIRAFNIGSSEWRSKLNCVTNPYMYEQLLEISFSDLIAKGSSYISSRKNAAAKFLDKVFKVRLGRGLYGECLGVRADGSSDLSDEIGKQLSLKSAASGLRPIGAVIYMQRNNLKMCLRSIDDTTDTSEVAKAYGGGGTPRSSSFIIKMDEYNCWLSGN; from the exons ATGAAGCTGAGAGCTTTCTCTGCAGCTCTATCTCCTCCCGCAGCAGCGGCTCAAGCTCGGCGGAGCTTCAGATCAGACGCCGCGTTGGAGGCCATAGCGAGGGCGAGCGGAGACAGGGTCCCCAACGTCGCGCTCTACAACTATCCTTCCTTCTCTGGCGCCTTCTCCGCCCTCTTTGCCCGCCTCTTCCACGACCGCCTCGGCCTCCCCTGCCTCATCCTTCCTTTCTCCTCCGTCGAGCCTCTCAG GGTCGAAGACTTGTACACTGAGGGGATTGAGAGATGCTATCTTCTCGATTTACTCGGCCCAAGAGAATTTCTTGCAACGTTAGCACAGCGATCTTCTTGCAA GATAATAGCGTTTGATCATCGGAAATGCATGCTTTCACGAGTTCCTCCCAGGAAGGCTTATCCGGAGAATGTCAGTATTTATATCAATACAGAAAAGAGCAGCTCTTTTTCCGTGTATGAGTACTTCTCAGCTAAACTTATGGAGGCTCAGTCTCCTAAT GATGGGGCTGTAGCAAGTCTCTTTGAACCGAAGGACCGAGACCGTGTGGAGACAGTACTTAAGTACATTGAGGATGGAGATCTTCGTCGTTGGAGTTTAACGGATATCAGAGCCTTTAATATTGGATCAAGCGAATGGCGTTCAAAGTTGAACTGCGTCACTAATCCTTACATGTATGAACAG TTATTGGAAATCAGTTTTTCGGATTTGATTGCAAAAGGAAGTTCTTATATATCATCTAGGAAGAATGCTGCGGCTAAATTTCTTGATAAAGTATTTAAGGTTAGATTGGGCAGAGGACTTTATGGGGAATGCCTG GGAGTGAGGGCAGATGGCAGTTCCGACTTGAGTGATGAAATCGGGAAGCAGCTCAGCCTAAAGAGTGCTGCATCAGGTTTAAG GCCTATAGGAGCAGTTATATACATGCAGCGGAATAATCTCAAGATGTGCTTGAGGAGCATTGATGATACGACTGATACATCAGAAGTTGCTAAG GCATATGGTGGTGGAGGAACCCCGAGGTCCAGTTCTTTCATAATAAAGATGGACGAATACAATTGTTGGCTATCAGGGAACTGA
- the LOC116197450 gene encoding oligopeptide transporter 4-like: MGSFGLQATKIPEPEILENPTADDEEVSPIEQVRLVVLNTDDPTLPVWTFRMWFLGLLSCCLLSFLNQFFAYRTQSLVITQITVQVSTLPIGRFMAAVLPTTNFRLPGFGDGGEFSLNPGPFNMKEHVLISIFANAGAAFGSGSAYAVSIVNIIKAFYGRSISFAAGWLLIITTQVLGYGWAGLLRKYVVEPAHMWWPSTLVQVSLFRALHEKDDEAKISRAKFFVIALSCSFLWYIVPGYLFTTLTSISWVCWVFSKSVTAQQLGSGTDGLGVGALTLDWSAVASFLFSPLISPFFAILNVFVGYALLIWVVMPAMYWGFNLYGANKFPIFSSHLFTSQGQIYNISQIVNDNFELDMLAYEQQGRIHLSMFFAVTYGLGFATIASTLTHVGLFYGREIYERYKASHEGKEDIHTRLMKRYKDIPSWWFYLLLIVTVLVSLAMCIFMKDQIQMPWWGLIFASALAFVFTLPVSIITATTNQTPGLNIITEYVMGIIYPGRPIANVCFKTYGYMSMAQAVSFLNDFKLGHYMKIPPRSMFLVQFIGTVLAGTINIAVAWQLLTSINNICQDQFLPPGSPWTCPSDRVFFDASVIWGLVGPRRIFGSGGNYSAMNWFFLGGAAGPVVVWLLHRAFPKQTWIPLINLPVLLGATGSMPPATPLNYNSWVIVGTIFNFFIFRYQKKWWQRYNYVLSAALDAGVAFMGVLIYFTLGITNTSVDWWGTQGEHCDLATCPTAKGIVADGCPIN, encoded by the exons ATGGGATCTTTTGGCCTCCAAGCTACAAAGATCCCTGAGCCTGAAATACTCGAGAACCCAACCGCAGACGATGAGGAGGTCTCGCCGATCGAGCAGGTCAGGCTCGTTGTCCTCAACACCGACGATCCTACTCTGCCGGTATGGACTTTCCGGATGTGGTTCCTGGGGCTGCTCTCGTGCTGCCTCCTCTCATTCCTCAACCAGTTCTTTGCGTACCGGACCCAGTCCCTCGTGATCACCCAGATCACAGTCCAGGTGTCGACCCTTCCCATCGGACGGTTCATGGCAGCAGTCCTCCCCACCACCAATTTCCGGCTCCCCGGGTTTGGAGACGGGGGAGAATTCTCGCTCAACCCCGGTCCATTCAACATGAAGGAGCATGTCCTCATCTCGATCTTTGCTAATGCTGGGGCTGCGTTCGGGTCTGGGTCGGCTTATGCGGTCAGTATCGTGAATATCATCAAAGCTTTCTACGGCAGGAGCATCTCCTTCGCTGCTGGCTGGCTTCTTATAATAACTACTCAG GTATTGGGGTACGGATGGGCAGGGCTACTTAGGAAGTACGTTGTGGAGCCGGCACACATGTGGTGGCCCAGCACCCTTGTTCAGGTCTCCTTGTTCCG AGCACTACATGAGAAAGATGACGAGGCAAAAATATCGCGAGCAAAGTTCTTCGTGATTGCCCTATCATGCAGCTTCTTATGGTATATTGTCCCGGGCTACCTCTTCACGACGCTCACAAGCATCTCATGGGTCTGTTGGGTGTTCTCGAAGTCGGTCACCGCCCAGCAACTGGGTTCAGGAACGGATGGCCTCGGTGTGGGAGCCTTAACCCTGGACTGGTCTGCAGTGGCATCCTTCCTGTTCAGCCCGCTCATAAGCCCGTTCTTCGCCATACTGAATGTTTTTGTGGGGTATGCACTGCTAATCTGGGTGGTGATGCCCGCAATGTACTGGGGATTCAACCTGTATGGTGCGAACAAGTTCCCGATCTTCTCGTCGCACTTGTTCACTTCCCAAGGTCAGATCTACAACATATCGCAAATTGTGAACGATAACTTCGAGCTAGATATGCTTGCATATGAGCAGCAAGGAAGGATCCACTTGAGCATGTTCTTTGCTGTCACTTACGGCTTGGGGTTCGCCACAATTGCATCTACACTTACTCACGTAGGATTATTCTACGGAAG AGAGATCTATGAGAGGTACAAGGCTTCACATGAGGGAAAGGAGGATATTCACACCCGCCTCATGAAGAGATACAAGGACATACCTTCATGGTGGTTCTATTTGCTGCTCATTGTGACTGTTTTAGTATCTCTTGCAATGTGCATCTTCATGAAAGATCAGATCCAAATGCCGTGGTGGGGCCTCATCTTTGCTAGCGCCCTCGCGTTCGTTTTCACCCTCCCGGTCAGTATCATTACTGCCACCACGAATCAG ACACCGGGCCTAAACATTATTACGGAGTACGTAATGGGTATAATTTACCCAGGAAGACCGATAGCTAATGTTTGTTTTAAAACTTATGGCTACATGAGCATGGCTCAGGCGGTTTCGTTCCTCAATGATTTCAAGCTCGGACATTACATGAAGATACCTCCACGATCTATGTTCCTAGTTCAG TTCATTGGGACAGTTCTTGCGGGAACCATCAACATTGCAGTGGCGTGGCAGTTGCTGACatctataaataatatatgccAAGACCAATTCCTCCCTCCAGGCAGCCCTTGGACGTGTCCCAGCGATAGAGTCTTCTTCGATGCATCGGTGATATGGGGTTTGGTGGGGCCCAGGCGGATCTTTGGATCAGGTGGGAATTACTCGGCGATGAACTGGTTCTTCCTGGGCGGAGCAGCAGGGCCTGTCGTTGTGTGGTTGCTCCACCGGGCGTTCCCCAAGCAAACTTGGATCCCGCTGATCAATCTCCCAGTCTTACTGGGTGCAACGGGAAGCATGCCACCAGCAACCCCTTTGAACTACAACTCATGGGTCATAGTTGGGACGATCTTCAACTTCTTCATATTCCGGTACCAGAAGAAGTGGTGGCAGAGGTACAATTATGTCCTCTCAGCAGCTCTCGATGCTGGGGTCGCGTTCATGGGAGTGCTCATTTACTTCACACTAGGGATAACGAATACGAGTGTGGACTGGTGGGGAACACAGGGAGAGCACTGTGACTTAGCAACTTGTCCAACAGCCAAAGGCATAGTTGCTGATGGCTGCCCGATCAACTAA
- the LOC116197449 gene encoding uncharacterized protein LOC116197449 isoform X3: MKLRAFSAALSPPAAAAQARRSFRSDAALEAIARASGDRVPNVALYNYPSFSGAFSALFARLFHDRLGLPCLILPFSSVEPLRVEDLYTEGIERCYLLDLLGPREFLATLAQRSSCKIIAFDHRKCMLSRVPPRKAYPENVSIYINTEKSSSFSVYEYFSAKLMEAQSPNDGAVASLFEPKDRDRVETVLKYIEDGDLRRWSLTDIRAFNIGSSEWRSKLNCVTNPYMYEQGVRADGSSDLSDEIGKQLSLKSAASGLRPIGAVIYMQRNNLKMCLRSIDDTTDTSEVAKAYGGGGTPRSSSFIIKMDEYNCWLSGN, from the exons ATGAAGCTGAGAGCTTTCTCTGCAGCTCTATCTCCTCCCGCAGCAGCGGCTCAAGCTCGGCGGAGCTTCAGATCAGACGCCGCGTTGGAGGCCATAGCGAGGGCGAGCGGAGACAGGGTCCCCAACGTCGCGCTCTACAACTATCCTTCCTTCTCTGGCGCCTTCTCCGCCCTCTTTGCCCGCCTCTTCCACGACCGCCTCGGCCTCCCCTGCCTCATCCTTCCTTTCTCCTCCGTCGAGCCTCTCAG GGTCGAAGACTTGTACACTGAGGGGATTGAGAGATGCTATCTTCTCGATTTACTCGGCCCAAGAGAATTTCTTGCAACGTTAGCACAGCGATCTTCTTGCAA GATAATAGCGTTTGATCATCGGAAATGCATGCTTTCACGAGTTCCTCCCAGGAAGGCTTATCCGGAGAATGTCAGTATTTATATCAATACAGAAAAGAGCAGCTCTTTTTCCGTGTATGAGTACTTCTCAGCTAAACTTATGGAGGCTCAGTCTCCTAAT GATGGGGCTGTAGCAAGTCTCTTTGAACCGAAGGACCGAGACCGTGTGGAGACAGTACTTAAGTACATTGAGGATGGAGATCTTCGTCGTTGGAGTTTAACGGATATCAGAGCCTTTAATATTGGATCAAGCGAATGGCGTTCAAAGTTGAACTGCGTCACTAATCCTTACATGTATGAACAG GGAGTGAGGGCAGATGGCAGTTCCGACTTGAGTGATGAAATCGGGAAGCAGCTCAGCCTAAAGAGTGCTGCATCAGGTTTAAG GCCTATAGGAGCAGTTATATACATGCAGCGGAATAATCTCAAGATGTGCTTGAGGAGCATTGATGATACGACTGATACATCAGAAGTTGCTAAG GCATATGGTGGTGGAGGAACCCCGAGGTCCAGTTCTTTCATAATAAAGATGGACGAATACAATTGTTGGCTATCAGGGAACTGA
- the LOC116196436 gene encoding oligopeptide transporter 4-like, whose product MGSIGIETPQTTKIHDPRKPEDPTSDDDEVSPIEEVRLTVLNTDDPTLPVWTFRMWFLGLLSCGLLSFLNQFFAYRTEPIIITQITVQVATLPIGRFMATVLPTTTFRFPGLGDREFSLNPGPFNMKEHVLISIFANAGSAFGSGSAYAVSIVNIIKAFYGRSISFVAGWLLIITTQVLGYGWAGLLRKYLVEPAHMWWPSTLVQVSLFRALHEREERRLSRAKFFVIALICSFTWYIVPGYLFSTLTNISWVCWVFSKSVTAQQLGSGMRGLGVGALTLDWAAVASFLFSPLICPFFAIMNVFVGFALIIYVAMPIAYWGFNLYSANKFPIFSSHLFTSQGQVYDISQIVNNKFELDIPAYEQQGRIHLSMFFALTYGFGFATIASTLTHVGLFYGREIYNRYKASSVGKEDIHTRLMKTYSDIPSWWFNVLLVATFVISLVLCIFLKDQIQMPWWALIFACILAFVFTLPISIITATTNQTPGLNIITEYLMGLIYPGRPIANVCFKTYGYMSMAQAVSFLSDFKLGHYMKIPPRSMFLVQFIGTILAGTINIAVAWWLLTSINNICQDQLLPPDSPWTCPGDRVFFDASVIWGLVGPKRIFGSSGNYQAMNWFFLGGAVGPVIVWLLHRAFPAQSWIPLINLPVLLGATGNMPPATPLNYNSWVIVGTIFNFFIFRYRKKWWQRYNYVLSAALDAGVAFMGVLLYFTLGMENRTLDWWGTAGEHCDLATCPTAKGIVVDSCPIN is encoded by the exons ATGGGATCTATAGGAATTGAAACTCCCCAGACTACAAAGATCCATGACccaagaaaacccgaagatcCAACTTCAGACGACGACGAAGTCTCGCCGATCGAGGAGGTCAGGCTGACCGTCCTCAACACCGACGATCCGACCCTGCCGGTATGGACCTTCCGGATGTGGTTCCTGGGGCTGCTCTCGTGCGGCCTCCTCTCGTTCCTCAACCAGTTCTTTGCGTACCGGACCGAGCCCATCATCATCACCCAGATCACGGTCCAAGTGGCAACCCTCCCCATCGGTCGGTTCATGGCCACGGTTCTCCCAACCACCACGTTCCGTTTCCCGGGGCTTGGCGACAGGGAATTCTCGCTCAACCCGGGTCCATTCAATATGAAGGAGCACGTCCTCATCTCGATCTTCGCCAATGCCGGGAGCGCATTCGGGTCCGGGTCGGCTTATGCAGTCAGCATCGTGAATATCATCAAGGCCTTCTATGGCAGGAGTATCTCCTTCGTCGCCGGCTGGCTTCTCATAATCACAACTcag GTATTGGGGTACGGTTGGGCGGGGCTGCTGAGGAAGTACTTGGTAGAGCCGGCTCACATGTGGTGGCCTAGCACTCTCGTCCAGGTCTCCTTATTTCG GGCACTGCACGAGAGAGAGGAGCGAAGGTTATCGCGAGCAAAGTTCTTCGTAATTGCCCTGATTTGCAGCTTCACATGGTACATCGTCCCCGGATATCTCTTCTCCACACTCACAAACATCTCATGGGTCTGCTGGGTGTTCTCGAAATCAGTCACTGCACAACAGCTGGGTTCCGGAATGCGCGGCCTAGGCGTAGGAGCCTTAACCCTCGACTGGGCTGCAGTGGCATCCTTCCTGTTCAGCCCGCTCATATGCCCATTCTTCGCCATAATGAATGTTTTCGTAGGGTTTGCGCTGATAATCTATGTGGCGATGCCCATCGCTTACTGGGGATTCAACTTGTACAGTGCAAACAAGTTTCCGATCTTCTCCTCACACTTGTTCACGTCCCAAGGTCAGGTTTACGACATATCGCAGATCGTGAACAACAAGTTCGAGCTCGATATACCGGCATATGAGCAGCAAGGAAGGATCCACTTGAGCATGTTCTTTGCTCTCACTTATGGATTTGGCTTTGCCACAATCGCATCTACACTTACTCACGTGGGCTTGTTCTACGGAAG AGAAATCTACAATAGATATAAGGCTTCTAGCGTGGGAAAGGAAGATATTCACACGCGACTAATGAAGACATACAGTGACATACCTTCGTGGTGGTTCAACGTGTTGCTCGTTGCGACTTTTGTAATATCGCTTGTGCTCTGCATCTTCTTGAAAGATCAGATCCAAATGCCATGGTGGGCTCTCATCTTCGCTTGCATCCTTGCGTTCGTTTTCACCCTCCCGATCAGCATAATAACTGCCACCACAAATCAG ACGCCGGGGCTAAACATAATCACGGAGTATCTAATGGGTCTAATTTATCCGGGAAGACCCATAGCTAATGTTTGTTTTAAAACTTATGGCTATATGAGCATGGCTCAAGCGGTTTCATTCCTCAGCGATTTCAAGCTTGGACATTACATGAAGATACCTCCACGATCTATGTTCCTAGTTCAG TTTATTGGGACAATTCTTGCGGGAACCATCAACATTGCAGTGGCGTGGTGGTTGCTGACATCTATCAACAACATATGCCAAGACCAACTCCTTCCCCCAGACAGCCCTTGGACGTGCCCTGGCGACCGAGTCTTCTTTGATGCGTCGGTGATATGGGGTTTGGTGGGGCCCAAACGGATCTTCGGGTCCTCCGGGAACTACCAGGCCATGAACTGGTTCTTCCTCGGGGGAGCTGTGGGGCCTGTCATTGTTTGGTTACTCCATAGGGCGTTCCCGGCGCAATCTTGGATCCCGCTGATCAATCTCCCAGTCTTACTGGGTGCGACGGGAAACATGCCACCAGCAACGCCTTTGAACTACAACTCGTGGGTCATAGTTGGGACGATCTTCAACTTCTTCATATTCCGGTATAGGAAGAAGTGGTGGCAGAGGTACAATTACGTCCTCTCAGCAGCTCTTGATGCTGGGGTTGCATTCATGGGAGTGCTATTGTACTTCACGCTCGGGATGGAGAATAGGACTCTAGACTGGTGGGGAACTGCAGGAGAGCATTGTGACTTAGCAACTTGTCCTACAGCTAAAGGAATAGTCGTCGACAGCTGTCCGATTAACTAA
- the LOC116195163 gene encoding oligopeptide transporter 4-like, protein MGSFGLQATKIPEPEILENPNADDEEVSPIEQVRLVVLNTDDPTLPVWTFRMWFLGLLSCCLLSFLNQFFAYRAQSLVITQITIQVATLPIGRFMAAVLPTTKFRLPGFGDRGEFSFNPGPFNMKEHVLISIFANAGAAFGSGSAYAVSIVNIIKAFYGRSISFFAGWLLIITTQVLGYGWAGLLRKYVVEPAHMWWPSTLVQVSLFRALHEKDDEEKMSRAKFFVIALSCSFLWYIVPGYLFTTLTTISWVCWVFSKSVTAQQLGSGTHGLGLGALTLDWSAVASFLSSPLISPFFAILNVFVGYALLIWVVMPAMYWGFNLYSANKFPIFSSHLFTSQGQIYNISQIVNDNFELDMLAYEQQGRIHLSMFFAVTYGLGFATIASTLTHVGLFYGREIYERYKASHDGKEDIHTRLMKRYKDIPSWWFYLLLIVTVLVSLAMCIFMNDQIQMPWWGLIFASALAFVFTLPISIITATTNQTPGLNIITEYVMGIIYPGRPIANVCFKTYGYMSMAQAVSFLNDFKLGHYMKIPPRSMFLVQFIGTVLAGTINIAVAWWLLTSINNICQDQLLPSGSPWTCPGDRVFFDASVIWGLVGPRRIFGSDGNYSAMNWFFLGGAAGPVVVWLLHRAFPKQTWIPLINLPVLLGATGSMPPATPLNYNSWVIVGTIFNFFIFRYRKKWWQRYNYVLSAALDAGVAFMGVLIFFTLGITNTSVDWWGTQGEHCDLATCPTAKGIVADGCPIN, encoded by the exons ATGGGATCTTTTGGCCTCCAAGCTACAAAGATCCCTGAGCCTGAAATACTCGAGAACCCGAACGCGGACGATGAGGAGGTCTCGCCTATCGAGCAGGTCAGGCTCGTCGTCCTCAACACCGACGATCCTACCCTGCCGGTATGGACCTTCCGGATGTGGTTCCTGGGGCTGCTCTCGTGCTGCCTCCTCTCATTCCTCAACCAGTTCTTTGCGTACCGGGCCCAGTCCCTGGTGATCACCCAGATCACGATCCAGGTGGCCACCCTCCCCATCGGACGGTTCATGGCAGCAGTCCTCCCCACCACCAAGTTCCGGCTCCCCGGGTTTGGGGACAGGGGAGAATTCTCGTTCAACCCCGGTCCATTCAACATGAAGGAGCATGTCCTCATCTCGATCTTCGCTAATGCTGGGGCCGCGTTCGGATCTGGGTCGGCTTATGCCGTCAGTATCGTGAATATCATCAAAGCTTTCTACGGCAGGAGCATCTCCTTCTTTGCTGGCTGGCTTCTTATAATAACTACTCAG GTATTGGGGTACGGATGGGCAGGGCTGCTTAGGAAGTATGTCGTGGAGCCGGCACACATGTGGTGGCCCAGCACCCTTGTTCAGGTCTCCTTGTTCCG AGCACTGCATGAGAAAGATGACGAGGAAAAAATGTCGCGAGCAAAGTTCTTCGTGATTGCCTTATCATGCAGCTTCTTATGGTATATTGTCCCGGGCTACCTCTTCACGACGCTCACAACCATCTCATGGGTCTGTTGGGTGTTCTCGAAGTCAGTCACAGCCCAGCAACTGGGTTCGGGAACGCATGGCCTCGGTCTGGGAGCCTTAACCCTGGACTGGTCTGCAGTGGCATCCTTCCTGTCCAGCCCGCTCATAAGCCCGTTCTTCGCCATACTGAATGTTTTTGTGGGGTATGCACTGCTAATCTGGGTGGTGATGCCCGCAATGTACTGGGGATTCAACCTTTATAGTGCGAACAAGTTCCCGATCTTCTCGTCGCACTTGTTCACTTCCCAAGGTCAGATCTACAACATATCGCAAATTGTGAACGATAACTTCGAGCTAGATATGCTTGCATATGAGCAGCAAGGAAGGATCCACTTGAGCATGTTCTTTGCTGTCACTTACGGCTTGGGGTTTGCCACAATTGCATCTACACTGACTCACGTAGGATTATTCTACGGAAG AGAGATCTATGAGAGGTATAAGGCTTCTCACGACGGAAAGGAGGATATTCACACCCGTCTCATGAAGAGATACAAGGACATACCTTCATGGTGGTTCTATTTGCTGCTCATTGTGACTGTTTTAGTATCTCTTGCAATGTGCATCTTCATGAATGATCAGATCCAAATGCCGTGGTGGGGCCTCATCTTTGCTAGCGCCCTCGCGTTCGTTTTCACCCTCCCAATCAGTATCATTACTGCCACCACGAATCAG ACACCAGGGCTAAACATTATTACGGAGTACGTAATGGGTATAATTTACCCAGGAAGACCGATAGCTAATGTTTGTTTTAAAACTTATGGCTACATGAGCATGGCTCAGGCAGTTTCGTTCCTCAATGATTTCAAGCTCGGACATTACATGAAGATACCTCCACGATCTATGTTCCTAGTTCAG TTCATTGGGACAGTTCTTGCGGGAACCATCAACATTGCAGTGGCGTGGTGGTTGCTGACGTCTATCAACAACATATGCCAAGACCAACTCCTCCCTTCAGGCAGCCCTTGGACGTGCCCTGGCGACCGAGTCTTCTTTGATGCGTCGGTGATATGGGGTTTGGTGGGGCCCAGACGGATCTTTGGATCAGATGGGAATTACTCGGCCATGAACTGGTTCTTCCTGGGCGGAGCAGCAGGGCCTGTTGTTGTGTGGTTGCTTCACCGGGCATTTCCCAAGCAAACTTGGATCCCGCTAATCAATCTCCCAGTCTTACTGGGTGCGACAGGAAGCATGCCACCAGCAACCCCTTTGAACTACAACTCATGGGTCATAGTTGGGACGATCTTCAACTTCTTCATATTCCGGTACCGGAAGAAGTGGTGGCAGAGGTACAATTATGTCCTCTCAGCAGCTCTCGATGCTGGGGTTGCGTTCATGGGAGTGCTTATTTTCTTCACACTCGGGATAACGAATACGAGTGTGGACTGGTGGGGAACACAGGGAGAGCACTGTGACTTAGCAACTTGTCCGACAGCCAAAGGCATAGTTGCTGATGGCTGCCCGATCAACTAA
- the LOC116193916 gene encoding uncharacterized protein LOC116193916 produces the protein MKDGAVASLSEPKGRARVETVLKYIEDGDLRHWSLPDIRAFNIGLSEWRSKLNCVTNPYMHEQLLEISFSDLIAKGSSYISSRKNAAAKFLDKVFKIRLGRGLYGECLGVRADGSSDLSDEIGKQLSLKSAASGLRPIGAVIYMLRNNLKMCLRSIDDTTDTSEVAKAYGGGGTPRSSSFIIKMDEYNCWLSGN, from the exons ATGAAGGATGGGGCTGTAGCAAGTCTCTCTGAACCGAAGGGCCGAGCCCGTGTGGAGACAGTACTTAAGTACATCGAGGATGGAGATCTTCGTCATTGGAGCTTACCAGATATCAGGGCCTTTAATATTGGATTAAGTGAATGGCGTTCAAAGTTGAACTGCGTCACTAATCCTTACATGCACGAACAG TTACTGGAAATCAGTTTTTCGGATTTGATTGCAAAAGGAAGTTCTTATATATCATCTAGGAAGAATGCTGCGGCTAAATTTCTTGATAAAGTATTTAAGATTAGATTGGGCAGAGGACTTTATGGGGAATGCCTG GGAGTGAGGGCAGATGGCAGTTCCGACTTGAGTGATGAAATCGGGAAGCAGCTCAGCCTAAAAAGTGCTGCATCAGGTTTAAG GCCTATAGGAGCAGTAATATACATGCTGCGGAATAATCTCAAGATGTGCTTGAGGAGCATTGATGATACGACTGATACATCCGAAGTTGCTAAG GCATATGGTGGTGGAGGAACCCCGAGGTCCAGTTCTTTCATAATAAAGATGGACGAATACAATTGTTGGCTATCAGGGAACTGA
- the LOC116197449 gene encoding uncharacterized protein LOC116197449 isoform X2, whose translation MKLRAFSAALSPPAAAAQARRSFRSDAALEAIARASGDRVPNVALYNYPSFSGAFSALFARLFHDRLGLPCLILPFSSVEPLRVEDLYTEGIERCYLLDLLGPREFLATLAQRSSCKIIAFDHRKCMLSRVPPRKAYPENVSIYINTEKSSSFSVYEYFSAKLMEAQSPNDGAVASLFEPKDRDRVETVLKYIEDGDLRRWSLTDIRAFNIGSSEWRSKLNCVTNPYMYEQLLEISFSDLIAKGSSYISSRKNAAAKFLDKVFKGVRADGSSDLSDEIGKQLSLKSAASGLRPIGAVIYMQRNNLKMCLRSIDDTTDTSEVAKAYGGGGTPRSSSFIIKMDEYNCWLSGN comes from the exons ATGAAGCTGAGAGCTTTCTCTGCAGCTCTATCTCCTCCCGCAGCAGCGGCTCAAGCTCGGCGGAGCTTCAGATCAGACGCCGCGTTGGAGGCCATAGCGAGGGCGAGCGGAGACAGGGTCCCCAACGTCGCGCTCTACAACTATCCTTCCTTCTCTGGCGCCTTCTCCGCCCTCTTTGCCCGCCTCTTCCACGACCGCCTCGGCCTCCCCTGCCTCATCCTTCCTTTCTCCTCCGTCGAGCCTCTCAG GGTCGAAGACTTGTACACTGAGGGGATTGAGAGATGCTATCTTCTCGATTTACTCGGCCCAAGAGAATTTCTTGCAACGTTAGCACAGCGATCTTCTTGCAA GATAATAGCGTTTGATCATCGGAAATGCATGCTTTCACGAGTTCCTCCCAGGAAGGCTTATCCGGAGAATGTCAGTATTTATATCAATACAGAAAAGAGCAGCTCTTTTTCCGTGTATGAGTACTTCTCAGCTAAACTTATGGAGGCTCAGTCTCCTAAT GATGGGGCTGTAGCAAGTCTCTTTGAACCGAAGGACCGAGACCGTGTGGAGACAGTACTTAAGTACATTGAGGATGGAGATCTTCGTCGTTGGAGTTTAACGGATATCAGAGCCTTTAATATTGGATCAAGCGAATGGCGTTCAAAGTTGAACTGCGTCACTAATCCTTACATGTATGAACAG TTATTGGAAATCAGTTTTTCGGATTTGATTGCAAAAGGAAGTTCTTATATATCATCTAGGAAGAATGCTGCGGCTAAATTTCTTGATAAAGTATTTAAG GGAGTGAGGGCAGATGGCAGTTCCGACTTGAGTGATGAAATCGGGAAGCAGCTCAGCCTAAAGAGTGCTGCATCAGGTTTAAG GCCTATAGGAGCAGTTATATACATGCAGCGGAATAATCTCAAGATGTGCTTGAGGAGCATTGATGATACGACTGATACATCAGAAGTTGCTAAG GCATATGGTGGTGGAGGAACCCCGAGGTCCAGTTCTTTCATAATAAAGATGGACGAATACAATTGTTGGCTATCAGGGAACTGA